The DNA sequence AATGGCAGAATAGATAGATTCAAACATTTAGGACAACTAGGAAATGAAATGCTTATATTTTATACCTTAGGTTCTGCCTCCTTTATGGATGATGTGAGTTGGTTATAAATTTTTACTGAACCGTATAATCTAGAAACAAATAAGAGATGCTACCATTCTTtcattctgttcttcaattgtATTATTGCTACAGGCATGTATCAAAAGGATTGATGGTGATGATTCCGGTCACAAACACTGCACTGGGCAATATTTTGATTACTGGTCATGTATTGATAAATGTGTAAGTATTACAGTTTATAAAGCAAACAACCATTGAACCATTTTGTTCTCTCTGAATACCAGTAATAAATCAATGTTGCAATGCAGGTTGCGCCAAAGCTATTCCCCAAACTGAAGTAATGAGGGAAAttttttcacttgttttatcAAATACCTCCGGTTTACATCATTCACAAATAACAAAACTACCCGGATTTTATTCCCCTACAGTTATCATTGTGTTTAGTGTGAAATTTTGAGATCATGTTGAGCTTAGACTGTGATTAATAAGAACATTATGCGAAATTATTATACCTTTTAGATTTTGAAGGATGTATTTTGTCTTGAATTATTTGTTAATAAGTAGGGTGTTGATTGAAGAGCTTATTGTTGGATTGATTTACTGTCCGACACGCACATTTGAATAGGAAAAATTTACCTTGCCCATCTTTCTTGAGTGATCTATTAGCTGTTCTCCAAGGAATATTATGACAGAAAATATATGACTACTGAGGTCTGAGTCTGACGTGGGAACTAGCCACGTCCACGCCGTTATAGTGTTTGTTGCAGCAATATCCGAAGCTAAAAAGGTAAAGGAACGTTGTTGCTAACTATATGATTCAACGCAATTCAATACAAAGTGGTTCTGAAATGTAAGCATCTTTGTCTCATATCGTAGAAGGGCATTACAATTTGTCAAAGCAAATCAGTTGGCTtagttttaaacttttaatcCTACTCACATTACATTACGATCGTGCGCTGAATTTAGTTTACTGTTATACTGAAACCAGTTTGATACTACAGCGTCTCTGTTTCCATAcaacaatattttatttttttaatgattcaCTCCTTCACTGGAAGTGGGTTGGATCCGTTTGAAAGGGcgtagaaattaaattaaacttttgTATTGtgtttaatataaaatatactgAATTGTGTTATGTTTTGGTATTATGTTTAATTTAAGATAAACATAGAAATTGAGAaatagatttaaaatttaaaaattaaataagaatatttttaagaagaaatattattaaagtttcaatcttcatttaaaaaaatttcagtcTTTTAGGCTACGTTTGTTTTCTAGAATAGAACAAGACACAAAAAACAGTGACACAATTTTGTATTCTTGTATAATAAACTAGAATAAATTAtgaatcaaatttatttttatttttttcattcaaaaattttgagaagaaaagtataataatagaaaaatatatttatgaaaaattaacaagaataaggaaagaaaaaataaaaaataagttgtctCTTGTTAGTGTCTTGTGTCATTTCTGTCATGATAGATacaaaatacattaatttaatATCTTTAGATACAATGTCTCTATCTATGTAACAAGATTTTGTCTCCGTATCCCTCTCTCAATCCTGTCCATCATGTCCCTGAAAACAAATGGCCTTATGTCTCCACTTTTTGGAAATAACGAGAGGGTTGAAATTTTATGTCCTTATTAAGTCTTAGTTTTTCAGTCTCTGTCATAAAGATCGTATTAGGTTTAATGGATTTTGatcctttaaattttaaattttattttaaaaaatcaaatatgatctctcataatttattttattgatgaaattaaaaaaaagtatgaGAAAAAgacatttaataataaaaatcatattttatccttaaaataaaaattcaaaatttagaagataTAAAATTCACTGTAAGCCACACATAATCAGCACTACTCCGGTTACACGAAACTTGCATGTTGCAAACAACGAACCGTAACAATGGTACTGGTGCATAcaagaaaattattattattattattattaaaaagtaaattaataaaaaaataatttttattaatacacTATTAACCTAATATATATCATGAGCATATATTAAGCCtgaatttagattttttaaattttaaatttttatttcaaaaaataaaatataattttttattattaaataatttttttcttatatatttttttgattttatctaTAAAATAAAGAGTAAATGATCATACTATATTCTAATTCCGGATCGTTTTACGGTAAAGATTCAATATATAGATATTCTCCTATTTAAATACCGTTGTTACACGTGATTAGAAAGGAGCAGGTTTTGCAGAAAAGTTTCTCCCAAATGTGGATTGGGTGTTTTGAAGCTGTGCCAATATTTCGaacagaattttttttttgatctTGATTTCGAACGGAGTTAACCAAGTTCCGTTGTTGATAATGGGCTGTTGGGCCATTGTTTTATATGAGTACGAGACACgagagtaaaaaaaaaaacccagaAACATTATCCTGAGTATAGGAATTGGACATTTGACcattaaattagaaaataatatttttgtggGGACATAGTTATGTTTTTTACGTAATGTTTAATATTTTGTTTGGAAAATAATCTTTTGTGagaatttgattttgtttttatagttattagttgctaattatttttttgttgaacAGTAAAAACTTATTTAACAAGCATTTATTTACATCATTTCATTATATTATATAGTATGACCTTTGTCTATattgtttctatttttttggaaaaaaaaataaattatccaATAGATATATTTCATTTATCAATAATTTCGTCATATGACAAATATAAATACAATCACCGTTATTTCATTAGAAACAATTAATTCAACATTATATAACTGTTATGTGCCAAAATAGCTGTTCCTAAATGTTatttaacattaaaaaaatattgctTACAAATCTTCacttaataatttaatattgatattttaaatttaaacaagTTATTTTCACGTTAAAACTAGCGGCTCAACTGATCCTATTATGTCTTTTTggtcattttttattattttaaagaaattaatatttttatttttatttttaaaattataaatttaactCTGCCTATGTTATACTTGCAGTACATAGCCGATTCTAAGTCCGGATAAAGGAGGAGGATTGTGTTAGACCTTTGACAactaacataaaaatttagtcgAATCTTCATGACATTAGTTAAAGACATTATTGCGCTAAAGCTAAGTTATTGTCCAGAAGCAACGCGCTGTATAGCTCAAGTACAGTGTCAAATGAGCAAGAGCGGATGAGGATAAATAAGTTATTTCACAAAGAAACAGGTAAAGGTAAAGGTCGAAACAACAGAAAGTTGAGATTTTGGACATGGAATATAGGCACTCTAACAAGAAAATCTATAGAAGTGATAGATATCATGACAAAGAGGAAGATTAATATCATGTGCCTACAAGAAATAAAATGGGTCGACGCGAAGACTCTGTAAAGATTTTTTTTACTAGGCTCTTATGTCAACACACCCTCATTCACGTCACCACCTCTTCCATTTCCTATATGCAATGTGTTGCGAATTGGATTGATGATCTTGATAGAACTCATTGCCTCACATGCGACCTTTAGATCTCTAAGAAAA is a window from the Arachis stenosperma cultivar V10309 chromosome 3, arast.V10309.gnm1.PFL2, whole genome shotgun sequence genome containing:
- the LOC130969683 gene encoding cytochrome b-c1 complex subunit 6-1, mitochondrial — protein: MADDEPVDQKRYLEDSCKPKCVKPLLEYQACIKRIDGDDSGHKHCTGQYFDYWSCIDKCVAPKLFPKLK